A region of Planktomarina temperata RCA23 DNA encodes the following proteins:
- the dctP gene encoding TRAP transporter substrate-binding protein DctP, whose amino-acid sequence MKLKKYAFGIVSGLALSGLLATTALADTVRLKLAGTYPVNHFGHGIVENMIKEIEDADVGVKISYFPASQLGSGEELIEDAIRGNIDLVQAFIYAQADPRLELMNLPGLVTTFDELKAVYGDPESKLNTILGGIMDDLGLVYLANTGEGLVGIVANEKPTDYAGFGDKGMNIRVWSSEVAKKTTESLGYRTTTMNWAEVLPALQSGVIDGAICCTPEWAYSTFAAAGVGKYFIPVNTAIEASSFYASGKSWEKLNQEQRDVIRAAAERAASVAINTAWERNEGFVEQLKEAGWEILEYSPEERAAMVAHIQENVWPELADVVGQDLIDELTAN is encoded by the coding sequence ATGAAACTCAAAAAATATGCATTCGGTATAGTCTCGGGTCTGGCGTTGTCAGGGCTCCTTGCAACAACAGCCCTTGCCGACACGGTCAGGCTGAAATTGGCTGGGACCTATCCAGTCAACCACTTTGGCCACGGGATTGTCGAAAACATGATCAAAGAGATTGAAGACGCAGACGTAGGCGTGAAAATCTCCTATTTCCCGGCCTCACAGTTGGGGTCCGGCGAAGAGCTGATCGAAGATGCAATTCGCGGCAATATCGACCTTGTACAAGCGTTCATCTACGCTCAGGCCGATCCTCGGCTGGAACTCATGAACCTGCCAGGGTTGGTGACAACTTTTGACGAGTTGAAAGCGGTCTATGGAGACCCGGAGTCCAAGCTGAATACGATTCTGGGCGGGATCATGGACGACCTGGGGCTGGTCTATCTTGCCAATACTGGCGAAGGGTTGGTCGGTATTGTAGCGAACGAAAAACCTACCGATTATGCCGGTTTCGGTGATAAGGGCATGAACATCCGCGTCTGGAGTTCAGAGGTCGCCAAAAAGACCACCGAAAGCCTCGGGTACCGGACGACAACGATGAACTGGGCGGAGGTTCTGCCAGCGCTCCAATCTGGCGTCATCGACGGAGCGATCTGCTGTACGCCGGAATGGGCCTATTCGACCTTCGCGGCCGCCGGAGTTGGGAAATACTTTATTCCCGTGAACACGGCTATCGAAGCGTCATCATTCTATGCCAGTGGCAAGTCCTGGGAGAAGCTGAACCAGGAACAGCGTGACGTTATCCGGGCCGCCGCCGAGAGAGCCGCCAGCGTTGCGATCAACACAGCCTGGGAGCGCAATGAAGGCTTCGTCGAGCAGTTGAAAGAAGCCGGCTGGGAAATCCTTGAGTACAGCCCTGAAGAGCGCGCTGCGATGGTCGCCCACATCCAGGAAAACGTTTGGCCGGAACTGGCTGACGTGGTTGGGCAGGACCTTATCGACGAACTGACGGCCAATTAA
- a CDS encoding fumarylacetoacetate hydrolase family protein: MHIGLPDQGCFVLRVWNPAVSGPSVCYLRDGCIVDVTSREVATVRDLLEQDDPAGWIKSASGEAICTLGELEENSVERPDPKLPYFLAPCDLQPVKACGVTFVSSMLERVIEEQALGDPTKAKAIRGRCETILGDSLTGIVPGSDQAIELKNALLAEEAWSQYLEVGIGPDAEVFSKAQALSSVGWGASVGLHPMSRWNNPEPEVVLAVNSRGEVKGATLGNDVNLRDVEGRSALLLGKAKDNNAASSVGPAIRLFDGTYSIADVRKAELDLRVTGEDGFVMDGHSTMAEISRDPLDLVGQAYGTHHQYPDGFMLMMGTLFAPTEDRDHPGGGFTHKMGDIVTISNSDLGALVNTVRLSTECPPWDFAASHLMRNLARRGLL, encoded by the coding sequence ATGCATATCGGTTTGCCTGACCAGGGCTGTTTTGTTCTGCGGGTCTGGAATCCAGCGGTTTCAGGGCCTTCGGTTTGCTACTTGCGCGACGGATGCATTGTCGATGTGACCTCGCGTGAAGTGGCAACAGTACGCGACCTGCTTGAGCAGGACGATCCGGCGGGCTGGATCAAGTCTGCCTCAGGCGAAGCAATTTGCACGCTGGGCGAGCTCGAGGAGAATTCCGTCGAACGGCCTGATCCTAAATTACCCTATTTTCTGGCGCCCTGCGATCTGCAGCCAGTTAAAGCATGTGGCGTGACCTTTGTATCCTCAATGTTGGAGCGGGTGATTGAAGAGCAGGCACTCGGTGATCCTACCAAGGCCAAGGCGATCCGCGGGCGCTGCGAGACTATTTTAGGCGATAGCCTGACCGGGATTGTTCCCGGGTCAGACCAGGCAATTGAGTTGAAGAACGCGCTTCTCGCCGAGGAAGCCTGGTCGCAATACCTCGAAGTCGGAATTGGCCCGGATGCGGAAGTTTTCTCCAAGGCTCAAGCGCTGTCTTCGGTTGGCTGGGGTGCAAGCGTTGGCCTGCATCCAATGTCGCGCTGGAATAATCCGGAACCAGAAGTGGTTCTGGCGGTAAACAGCCGGGGCGAGGTCAAGGGGGCCACACTCGGAAACGACGTGAACCTTCGCGATGTCGAAGGCCGTTCGGCGCTGCTGCTTGGAAAGGCAAAAGACAACAATGCCGCCAGCTCGGTAGGACCTGCCATTCGCCTCTTTGATGGAACCTATTCGATCGCGGATGTGCGTAAAGCGGAACTTGATTTGCGGGTTACCGGGGAGGATGGCTTTGTGATGGACGGTCACAGCACAATGGCCGAGATCAGCCGCGACCCGCTGGACCTGGTCGGGCAGGCTTATGGTACGCACCATCAGTATCCCGATGGGTTCATGCTGATGATGGGAACCCTTTTCGCTCCAACCGAGGACCGTGATCACCCCGGGGGTGGTTTCACGCACAAAATGGGTGATATCGTGACCATTTCAAACTCTGATCTGGGTGCTCTGGTCAATACCGTGCGCCTTTCGACCGAATGCCCGCCCTGGGACTTCGCAGCTTCGCATCTGATGCGCAATCTGGCCCGCCGTGGCCTGCTCTGA
- a CDS encoding aldehyde dehydrogenase (NADP(+)): MLNGKHLIAGEWLDSDSTFSSQPAHGPAHNFTAGTAKLVQRACEAAEDSFWSYGYSSRETRAAFLNRIADEIEAFGDQITEIGCQETGLPEARLIGERGRTVGQLRLFAEHVLKGDYLDRRHDSALPDRQPLPRPELYMVQRPIGPVAIFGASNFPLAFSTAGGDTAAALAAGCPVVVKGHSAHPGTGELVAQAIEKAVKAMDLHPGVFNLIQGGKRDVGAALVQHPLVRAVGFTGSLGGGRALFDLCASREEPIPFFGELGSVNPMFLLPHSLSSRAEAMGEGWSSSLTMGAGQFCTNPGIAVVQSGADAERFVAAATKALEQVGAQTMLTDGIAAAYRDGRDRIRANSSVQEILTTTCDLRNATPYLFRVTAREWLANDVLAEEVFGPLGLVVEAEDAAEMTAVAKGLKGQLTCTVHMNEDDTAQAQALMPILERKAGRVLVNGFPTGVEVSDTMVHGGPYPASTNFGATSVGTLSIRRFLRPVCFQNMPEALLPQDLK; the protein is encoded by the coding sequence ATGCTGAACGGAAAACATCTAATTGCCGGCGAATGGCTCGACAGCGACAGCACCTTTTCTTCACAGCCTGCACATGGTCCGGCTCATAATTTTACCGCGGGAACCGCGAAACTCGTGCAGCGCGCCTGTGAAGCGGCTGAAGACTCGTTCTGGTCCTACGGTTATTCCAGTCGGGAAACACGTGCGGCCTTCCTGAACCGGATCGCCGACGAGATCGAAGCGTTTGGCGACCAAATCACTGAGATTGGCTGTCAGGAAACCGGTCTGCCCGAAGCGCGGTTGATCGGAGAACGCGGTCGGACTGTCGGCCAGCTGCGCTTGTTCGCGGAGCATGTTCTGAAAGGCGATTATCTGGACCGTCGCCATGACAGCGCCTTGCCTGACCGGCAGCCACTGCCGCGGCCTGAGCTGTATATGGTTCAGCGGCCCATCGGCCCGGTTGCGATCTTTGGTGCTTCGAATTTTCCACTTGCCTTCTCGACCGCAGGGGGTGACACAGCAGCAGCATTGGCCGCAGGCTGCCCTGTAGTGGTCAAAGGCCACTCAGCGCACCCGGGAACGGGGGAGCTGGTGGCTCAAGCAATCGAGAAGGCCGTGAAGGCGATGGATCTGCACCCTGGCGTGTTCAACCTGATCCAAGGAGGCAAGCGGGACGTAGGAGCCGCGCTGGTTCAGCATCCATTGGTTAGGGCGGTTGGCTTTACCGGTTCGCTGGGCGGCGGGCGGGCACTGTTCGATCTGTGCGCATCCCGCGAAGAGCCTATCCCGTTCTTTGGCGAACTTGGCTCAGTCAATCCGATGTTCCTGCTGCCACATTCTCTCTCTTCCCGTGCTGAGGCAATGGGCGAGGGCTGGTCCAGCTCCTTGACTATGGGAGCCGGACAGTTCTGCACCAATCCGGGTATTGCCGTCGTGCAGTCGGGTGCAGATGCCGAGCGTTTTGTCGCGGCAGCTACCAAGGCATTGGAGCAGGTTGGCGCGCAGACAATGCTGACTGACGGGATCGCCGCAGCCTATCGCGATGGGCGCGACCGGATCCGCGCCAATTCCAGCGTGCAGGAAATCCTCACCACCACCTGCGACCTGCGCAATGCAACGCCGTACCTTTTCCGCGTCACTGCGCGTGAGTGGTTGGCAAATGATGTGTTGGCCGAGGAAGTCTTCGGTCCGCTGGGCCTGGTTGTCGAAGCAGAAGATGCGGCCGAAATGACCGCTGTCGCGAAGGGACTTAAAGGGCAGCTGACCTGCACCGTCCATATGAATGAAGACGACACCGCCCAGGCGCAGGCCTTGATGCCAATCCTTGAGCGCAAGGCGGGGCGAGTTTTGGTCAACGGCTTTCCGACCGGCGTCGAAGTATCTGACACGATGGTCCATGGCGGCCCCTATCCGGCCTCGACAAATTTTGGTGCGACCTCGGTGGGCACTCTGTCGATCCGACGTTTCCTTCGGCCTGTGTGCTTCCAAAACATGCCAGAGGCACTGCTGCCTCAAGATCTGAAATGA
- a CDS encoding dihydrodipicolinate synthase family protein has protein sequence MYKGIWPVAPTPFHDDGTLDLEGMKRVLDFMIDAGVDGICILANYSEQFVLSDEEREVLTRLSLEHVANRVPVIVTVSHFATQIALERTRLAKSLGASMVMLMPPYHGATLRGTPEQIFEQFKAVGEVGIPIMVQDAPMAGNDLTVPLLVRIAREIEMVKLFKIECIPATGKLRELIAVGGEAIQGPFDGEEGITLMADLDAGATGTMTSATIPDKIKPILALHAQGNREGASEVYRQVLPVINFENRQCLWRASKTAMMEGGVINSDYCRHPIAPLHPETRAGLLDVLRPIDPLVLSWGK, from the coding sequence ATGTACAAAGGCATCTGGCCGGTTGCCCCGACCCCTTTTCATGACGATGGAACACTTGACCTCGAGGGTATGAAGCGTGTGCTCGACTTCATGATCGATGCGGGTGTCGATGGCATCTGCATCCTTGCGAATTACTCCGAGCAGTTTGTGCTGTCTGATGAAGAGCGCGAGGTGCTGACCCGATTGTCGCTGGAACATGTGGCGAACCGGGTGCCGGTGATCGTGACAGTCAGCCACTTCGCAACCCAGATTGCCTTGGAGCGCACGCGTCTCGCGAAATCGCTTGGCGCCAGCATGGTGATGCTGATGCCCCCCTATCACGGGGCAACACTGCGGGGGACGCCGGAGCAAATTTTTGAGCAGTTTAAAGCGGTCGGCGAGGTGGGCATCCCGATCATGGTGCAGGATGCGCCGATGGCCGGCAATGATCTGACTGTGCCGCTTCTGGTCAGGATCGCCCGCGAAATCGAGATGGTGAAGCTCTTTAAGATCGAGTGCATTCCGGCAACCGGTAAACTGCGCGAGCTTATTGCTGTAGGCGGTGAGGCGATCCAAGGCCCCTTCGACGGTGAAGAAGGTATCACTTTGATGGCAGACTTGGATGCAGGGGCTACTGGCACCATGACCTCTGCCACAATTCCCGACAAGATCAAGCCCATCCTGGCTTTGCACGCCCAAGGCAACCGCGAAGGTGCTTCTGAGGTCTACCGTCAGGTGCTGCCGGTGATCAACTTTGAAAACCGCCAGTGCCTTTGGCGCGCCTCAAAGACCGCGATGATGGAGGGGGGGGTGATCAATTCTGACTACTGCCGCCACCCGATTGCACCTTTGCATCCCGAGACCCGTGCGGGGCTCTTGGATGTTCTTCGGCCGATTGATCCGCTCGTCCTGTCCTGGGGCAAGTGA
- a CDS encoding LacI family DNA-binding transcriptional regulator, translated as MQKPSLSQIAKQLGLSTATVSLAMKENSRISDQTRARVKEALREQAMSISVPGQG; from the coding sequence ATGCAGAAGCCGTCCCTTAGTCAAATCGCAAAACAGTTAGGACTTTCCACTGCAACTGTCTCTTTAGCGATGAAGGAAAACAGCCGAATATCAGACCAGACGCGTGCCAGGGTCAAAGAAGCACTGCGCGAACAGGCTATGTCTATCAGCGTTCCGGGGCAGGGTTGA
- a CDS encoding RraA family protein, whose product MTDNDKKAALTERLAKCYSGAVYDALRERGIDNTVLPKDIRPIDDTHVLAGPVFTISGTPKPGISADDALLAWTGFLSTAPSGHVVVCNGHTDDIAMMGELSAETLQMRGVRGYVTNGGCRDSNFIRNIGFPVFHRFYTARDVVGAWSVDKMEVPVQIGDVVVKPGDFLIADIDGAILIPGEIAEEIVAEVEEVMNTENKVRSAIRSGTDPKEAYLTYGRF is encoded by the coding sequence ATGACAGATAATGACAAAAAAGCCGCTCTCACCGAACGCCTTGCAAAATGCTACAGCGGAGCAGTTTATGACGCCCTGCGCGAGAGAGGGATCGACAATACTGTTCTGCCCAAAGACATCCGGCCGATTGACGATACTCATGTTCTTGCTGGTCCCGTTTTCACAATTTCAGGAACACCAAAACCTGGGATTAGTGCTGATGATGCTCTGCTGGCTTGGACGGGTTTCCTTTCAACAGCGCCGTCTGGCCATGTCGTAGTTTGCAATGGCCACACCGACGACATCGCGATGATGGGGGAACTGTCTGCCGAGACGCTCCAGATGCGCGGTGTGCGCGGATATGTGACCAATGGCGGGTGTCGGGACAGCAATTTCATTCGTAACATCGGTTTCCCCGTTTTCCATCGCTTCTACACCGCCCGCGATGTGGTGGGCGCATGGTCGGTCGACAAAATGGAAGTCCCTGTGCAGATCGGTGACGTTGTCGTTAAGCCCGGGGATTTTCTGATTGCCGACATTGATGGGGCCATCCTTATCCCAGGTGAAATCGCTGAAGAGATCGTGGCTGAGGTAGAGGAAGTGATGAACACCGAGAACAAGGTCCGCTCGGCTATCCGTAGCGGGACGGATCCGAAGGAAGCCTACTTGACCTACGGGCGCTTCTGA
- a CDS encoding pyridoxal phosphate-dependent aminotransferase, with translation MDNTTLLNSISYRARALEASKIREVAELGMKQDGVLPLWFGEGAWPTNSLIVDAAIAALKAGNHMYQPNNGAMALRQAICAYSNELLGSRLKPAQVTVTPSGMQGLMLTAEFLVTPGDRVVTVEPGWPNIIGAFKATGAEIASVAIAPKGGHWALDVEELIAALTPGTKAVVINSPNNPTGWTMPTEEQRLVLEHCRRHGIWIVADDVYSRLYRHGRHAPSFLSMAEPEDLLVSVNSFSKCWSMTGWRLGWITAPAAFEAKLGQLTEFNTSCTAGFVQEAGIAALRDGEAEITSLLSKIQAGYEMTAERLSAFSRVEFIEPDGAFYCFFRVEGLTDSFAAAGEILEQTKVGLAPGVAFGPQGEGYLRLCYAQPADVLEEAFVRLEPFLSK, from the coding sequence ATGGACAACACAACACTATTAAACTCGATATCTTACCGTGCGCGGGCCTTGGAGGCATCCAAGATCCGCGAGGTTGCAGAGCTTGGAATGAAGCAAGACGGCGTGTTACCACTCTGGTTCGGTGAAGGCGCCTGGCCGACCAATTCACTGATTGTGGACGCTGCAATTGCCGCGCTCAAGGCTGGCAATCATATGTACCAGCCGAACAATGGCGCGATGGCGCTGCGGCAAGCGATTTGTGCTTATAGCAACGAACTTCTGGGCAGCCGTCTGAAACCGGCTCAGGTCACAGTCACCCCTTCCGGAATGCAAGGCCTCATGCTGACGGCTGAATTTCTTGTGACTCCCGGCGACCGGGTTGTCACAGTTGAGCCGGGCTGGCCCAATATCATCGGTGCTTTCAAGGCGACCGGCGCAGAGATTGCGAGCGTGGCAATTGCGCCGAAGGGCGGTCATTGGGCGCTCGACGTGGAAGAGCTGATCGCGGCGCTGACACCGGGCACCAAAGCGGTGGTGATTAACTCGCCCAACAACCCCACCGGCTGGACCATGCCGACCGAGGAGCAGCGTCTGGTGCTGGAGCATTGCCGCCGGCACGGCATCTGGATCGTTGCCGATGACGTCTATTCCCGGCTCTACCGCCATGGGCGTCACGCACCCTCATTCCTGTCGATGGCAGAGCCTGAGGATTTGCTGGTCTCCGTCAATTCGTTTTCAAAATGCTGGTCGATGACCGGATGGCGGCTTGGCTGGATTACGGCGCCAGCCGCGTTCGAGGCGAAGCTGGGTCAGCTGACCGAGTTCAACACCTCCTGCACAGCCGGTTTTGTCCAGGAAGCGGGTATTGCCGCCCTGCGCGACGGCGAAGCGGAAATTACCAGCCTGCTGAGCAAGATCCAGGCAGGGTATGAAATGACTGCTGAGCGCCTCAGCGCCTTCTCGCGGGTGGAATTCATTGAGCCTGATGGTGCCTTCTATTGCTTCTTTCGGGTTGAGGGGTTGACCGATAGCTTCGCCGCGGCAGGTGAAATCCTTGAGCAAACCAAAGTCGGGCTGGCGCCCGGGGTGGCGTTCGGCCCCCAGGGGGAAGGTTATCTGCGGCTCTGCTACGCGCAACCTGCCGATGTTCTCGAAGAAGCCTTCGTGCGGCTCGAACCATTTCTTTCAAAGTGA
- a CDS encoding substrate-binding domain-containing protein — protein MGIVLNNVSDPSFSELLGSIEGELAKEGKTVFLCNTDEKVERQSEFIRKMSEYNADGIVLVPAMGTQATDLEEMKKFSPPIVCVSREISGYPIDSVVVDETLAGYTAAKHLLNLGHRRIAAVGGTVNISPFNRRMKGIRQAFDEAGQEFDRALVFECRPVRAQGYEAAARILDVEDPPTAAIGYNAIVTLGLKAGLQRLGKKIGEDFSLIANEGIDELQHTNPPLSTTSIDLQEMGRVVIQHLLSRISDPTAPTKLTLVPTELILTDSVSSHR, from the coding sequence GTGGGTATCGTGCTTAATAACGTGTCCGACCCGTCCTTCAGCGAGCTTCTGGGATCGATTGAAGGTGAACTTGCCAAAGAAGGGAAAACGGTCTTCCTGTGCAATACGGATGAAAAGGTGGAGAGACAATCCGAATTTATCAGGAAAATGTCTGAGTACAATGCAGATGGCATCGTCCTGGTTCCAGCGATGGGAACTCAGGCGACCGACCTGGAAGAGATGAAGAAATTCAGCCCCCCAATAGTGTGTGTCTCGCGAGAGATCAGTGGCTATCCCATCGATTCAGTCGTGGTTGATGAGACACTTGCGGGTTACACGGCGGCAAAACATCTGCTTAACCTTGGTCACAGACGCATTGCCGCTGTTGGCGGCACAGTCAATATTTCCCCATTTAACCGTCGCATGAAAGGCATCAGGCAAGCATTTGACGAAGCGGGTCAAGAGTTTGATCGTGCGCTTGTTTTCGAATGCCGCCCTGTTCGTGCTCAGGGATACGAAGCAGCGGCGAGAATTCTGGATGTCGAAGATCCGCCGACTGCTGCCATCGGATATAATGCTATCGTCACCCTTGGACTGAAAGCCGGTTTGCAGAGGTTGGGAAAAAAAATCGGAGAAGATTTCTCGTTGATCGCGAACGAGGGGATCGATGAGTTGCAACACACCAATCCGCCGCTGAGTACGACAAGCATTGATCTGCAAGAGATGGGGAGAGTTGTCATTCAACATCTGCTAAGCCGTATCTCGGATCCGACAGCGCCAACTAAACTCACTCTCGTCCCGACAGAATTGATCCTGACTGATAGCGTTAGCTCACATCGTTAA
- a CDS encoding fumarylacetoacetate hydrolase family protein, translating into MKLLRYGPKGQEKPGIVDAEGVVRDLSGLVYDIAGDVLTDQGLAGIAEADLSSLPAVEVDRYGPCVGGVGKFVCIGLNYSDHAEESGLEVPPEPVIFAKATSAICGPNDAVEIPLGSKATDWEVELGVVIGKEAKYIDEADALDHVAGYCVINDISERDFQNKRAGQWTKGKSADTFGPIGPWLVTRDEVPDPQNLSMYLDVNGKRRQDGSTNTMVFGVAHLVSYLSQFMSLQPGDIISTGTPPGVGMGIKPEPVYLKVGDNMELGIEGLGVQHQNVMAAIKGA; encoded by the coding sequence ATGAAACTTTTACGTTACGGCCCGAAAGGGCAGGAAAAACCCGGTATCGTTGACGCCGAAGGCGTTGTGCGCGATCTGTCCGGCTTGGTGTATGACATTGCTGGTGACGTTCTGACGGATCAAGGCCTGGCCGGCATTGCCGAAGCTGACCTGTCGTCGCTGCCTGCCGTTGAAGTCGACCGATATGGTCCATGCGTCGGCGGTGTGGGCAAGTTCGTCTGTATTGGACTCAACTACTCAGACCATGCCGAGGAGAGCGGGCTGGAGGTGCCGCCGGAGCCGGTGATCTTTGCCAAGGCGACCTCGGCAATTTGCGGTCCCAACGACGCGGTTGAAATCCCCCTTGGCTCGAAGGCCACCGACTGGGAAGTTGAACTGGGAGTGGTGATCGGCAAAGAGGCAAAATACATCGATGAGGCAGACGCTCTCGACCATGTTGCGGGCTACTGCGTGATCAACGACATTTCCGAACGTGATTTCCAGAACAAGCGCGCGGGTCAATGGACTAAGGGCAAATCAGCCGACACCTTCGGGCCCATCGGACCGTGGTTGGTTACCCGCGACGAAGTGCCGGACCCGCAGAATCTATCAATGTATCTGGACGTGAACGGAAAGCGCCGACAGGACGGCAGCACCAACACTATGGTGTTTGGCGTGGCTCACCTCGTCTCCTACCTTTCGCAATTCATGAGCCTTCAGCCAGGCGACATTATCTCCACTGGCACCCCTCCTGGTGTCGGCATGGGGATCAAACCCGAACCCGTTTATCTCAAGGTTGGCGACAATATGGAGCTCGGCATCGAAGGTCTGGGCGTGCAGCACCAGAACGTCATGGCAGCAATCAAAGGGGCATAG
- a CDS encoding Lrp/AsnC family transcriptional regulator, which yields MRDEIDEQILEALRRDSRLPVTNLSRKVGRSRTAVQARLSRLEQDQQILGYTIKEPSTLETDGIGAIVMITMEIRSKGEAAVHEFATMPEVANCLRVVGEHDFLLLIKPIKKLKLNIVLEQIYKIDGVKRTETVIALSKEF from the coding sequence ATGCGAGATGAAATCGACGAGCAAATACTTGAAGCACTGCGCAGGGACTCGCGTCTGCCTGTCACTAATCTTTCTAGGAAGGTTGGCCGTTCGCGCACCGCAGTGCAAGCAAGGCTTTCAAGACTGGAGCAAGATCAGCAGATTCTTGGCTACACAATCAAGGAACCTTCGACGCTTGAAACAGATGGCATAGGAGCAATTGTAATGATCACCATGGAAATCCGAAGCAAGGGAGAAGCAGCGGTACATGAATTTGCCACCATGCCAGAGGTAGCAAATTGTTTAAGGGTCGTAGGAGAGCACGACTTCTTGCTTCTGATCAAGCCCATCAAAAAACTAAAACTAAATATCGTTTTGGAGCAGATTTATAAAATCGATGGTGTCAAGCGTACCGAGACGGTAATAGCGCTCTCCAAAGAGTTCTAA
- a CDS encoding SDR family oxidoreductase, translated as MTYEFSLEGKTTLITAAGQGIGRASAEAFAKAGASVIATDINETALAELEGLDGITAWKLDATNPEDIKRVLAEAGRLDVLFNCAGFVHAGNILESTEEDWDFAFDLNAKAMYRLCKAVLPGMLEQGKGSIINMSSVASSLKGVPNRFVYCASKAAVIGMTKAIAADYVTQGIRCNAICPGTVDSPSLHDRLRATGDYEVAHEQFIARQPMGRVGAADEIAALAVYLASDASGFTTGQAHIIDGGWAL; from the coding sequence ATGACATATGAATTTAGCCTTGAGGGCAAGACCACCTTGATAACCGCCGCCGGGCAGGGCATCGGGCGCGCCAGCGCTGAGGCTTTCGCCAAGGCCGGTGCCTCGGTCATTGCCACCGACATCAATGAAACTGCTCTGGCCGAGCTTGAAGGGCTTGACGGCATTACAGCATGGAAACTGGATGCCACCAATCCAGAAGACATTAAGCGAGTATTGGCAGAAGCTGGTAGGCTGGACGTGTTGTTCAACTGCGCTGGATTTGTCCATGCGGGCAATATCCTGGAAAGCACCGAGGAAGACTGGGACTTTGCCTTCGACCTGAATGCCAAGGCCATGTACCGCCTGTGTAAAGCAGTTCTGCCGGGCATGCTTGAACAAGGCAAGGGTTCGATCATTAACATGTCCTCGGTGGCATCTTCATTGAAGGGCGTGCCAAATCGTTTTGTCTATTGCGCGTCCAAGGCGGCGGTTATCGGCATGACCAAAGCGATCGCTGCTGACTACGTAACCCAAGGCATCCGATGCAATGCAATTTGCCCTGGTACCGTGGATAGCCCGTCGTTGCATGACAGGTTGCGCGCAACTGGCGACTATGAGGTAGCGCACGAGCAATTCATTGCGCGCCAGCCCATGGGACGCGTTGGCGCAGCAGACGAAATTGCAGCGCTTGCAGTTTACCTAGCCTCGGATGCCAGCGGATTTACCACGGGCCAAGCCCATATCATCGACGGCGGCTGGGCCCTCTAA
- a CDS encoding SDR family NAD(P)-dependent oxidoreductase, whose product MENQIAVVTGGAQGIGLAVARLLIQKGVLVASWDIDPGNKDAMADLGSNAMAVDCKINDLATVEAAYARTCEAFGVPSILINSAGISGPNAHLDAYDPEAWKQVIDVNLNGTFYVNRVCVPGMKEQGYGRILNVASVAGKEGNPNASAYSASKAAVIGLTKSLGKELAGYDIAVNCVTPAAARTRIFDQMTQEHIDYMLSKIPRGRFLKVEEAAEMMVWAVSPENSFTTGAVFDLSGGRSTY is encoded by the coding sequence ATGGAAAACCAGATCGCGGTGGTCACCGGTGGCGCGCAGGGAATTGGTTTGGCTGTGGCCCGGCTGCTGATCCAAAAAGGTGTGCTTGTTGCCAGCTGGGATATAGATCCAGGCAACAAGGACGCCATGGCTGACCTCGGCAGCAATGCAATGGCAGTTGACTGCAAAATCAATGATTTGGCGACAGTGGAAGCCGCCTATGCGCGCACCTGTGAGGCATTCGGTGTTCCTTCTATTCTAATCAACAGTGCGGGAATTTCCGGGCCGAATGCGCACCTGGATGCTTATGACCCTGAGGCTTGGAAACAAGTCATTGATGTCAATCTCAACGGCACTTTCTATGTGAACCGGGTCTGCGTTCCAGGTATGAAAGAGCAGGGTTATGGTCGCATTCTGAATGTGGCCTCCGTTGCGGGCAAGGAGGGCAATCCCAATGCCTCTGCATATTCAGCTTCCAAAGCGGCGGTAATTGGTCTGACCAAGTCTTTGGGAAAGGAGTTGGCTGGATACGACATCGCGGTCAATTGCGTAACACCCGCCGCCGCCCGGACCCGGATTTTCGATCAAATGACCCAAGAGCATATCGATTACATGCTTTCCAAAATTCCCCGTGGTCGGTTTCTGAAAGTTGAAGAGGCCGCGGAGATGATGGTTTGGGCGGTATCACCTGAAAACTCGTTCACCACGGGCGCTGTGTTCGATTTGTCAGGCGGCCGGTCCACCTACTAA